The following are encoded together in the Cyanobacterium aponinum PCC 10605 genome:
- a CDS encoding AAA family ATPase codes for MSIVSHILIGCPSSGKSTLANHIIKQYSNYQIISTDNIRQQLFGDENIQGDWQLIETEIFKQIDSYIQAEKPIIYDATNAKRWWRISLLEKLAKYENANWIGWYLKTPLNVCLEWNQERKRQVPDDVITNLYQSLRNFPPLPAEGFLAVYNIPFKEGKLEINQFNDKVSKLNRVQVNRTNRTANSKIQFHPYSRLLDFDRIFHLISLIIKYPNLGNLSESNPELIREIFGDEIKFNSEIEEICGFLTKYYDKIYAQPEAIKQDLIWLEKMGIINQQNYEPLPDIEIVNIDDLVTHPYSDIEPFTRLIKTIHFIIYHPLTYKDKEGCLQSLIEAMQQEKVININCGDSIRKDIEKVLKPFGIFPDFTMKKGYFIGTGILSQTDLIKVFRLLEAQANSLSDPVALSVYETFKSRLGNAKIAHSESYPVRAIYNKNIVDLNSLPNDSLAKKIDVLEDAIASGELLELNRFLGSAEFYKDDSQYNQTEDNSYFLIYPLQIVFHNIGWYLGYEYAEGVNKGLFKFERLDRLFLCRKTHQSREMKQQINALNKLQKLYQASGGIFLGNNVKLQKQYLDTKQKSKAEITMELWFNNHIFKFISEGTNRFPLQQMKMSARLHKNHETNPLFTLKKTEDKNFPNRFQVKLPIWSLEDIDLLRWIVGFGGQVKVINPPELVNKVKQIGEAIALLY; via the coding sequence ATGTCTATTGTTTCACACATTTTAATCGGTTGCCCCAGTAGCGGAAAATCAACTCTAGCTAATCATATAATTAAACAATATTCTAATTATCAAATTATCTCCACTGATAACATTAGACAACAACTTTTTGGAGACGAAAATATACAGGGTGATTGGCAGTTAATTGAAACGGAAATATTTAAACAAATTGACAGTTATATTCAAGCAGAAAAACCAATTATTTATGATGCCACTAACGCTAAAAGATGGTGGCGAATTTCTCTGTTAGAAAAGTTAGCAAAATATGAAAATGCTAACTGGATTGGTTGGTATTTAAAAACCCCTTTAAATGTTTGTTTAGAATGGAATCAAGAGCGAAAACGTCAAGTACCAGATGATGTTATAACTAATTTATATCAATCCCTAAGAAATTTTCCACCTCTTCCTGCGGAAGGTTTTTTAGCTGTTTATAACATACCTTTTAAAGAAGGTAAATTAGAAATTAATCAATTCAATGATAAAGTTTCAAAATTAAATCGAGTACAAGTCAATCGCACCAATCGCACTGCCAATAGTAAAATACAATTTCATCCTTATTCAAGATTACTAGACTTCGATCGCATCTTCCACTTAATTAGCCTTATAATTAAATATCCCAATCTTGGCAACCTCTCAGAATCCAATCCTGAATTAATCAGAGAAATCTTTGGAGATGAGATTAAATTTAACAGTGAAATAGAAGAAATTTGTGGCTTTTTAACAAAATATTATGACAAAATTTATGCTCAACCAGAAGCCATTAAACAAGACTTAATCTGGCTGGAAAAAATGGGTATTATTAATCAACAAAATTATGAACCATTACCAGATATTGAAATAGTAAATATTGACGATTTAGTAACCCATCCTTACTCAGATATTGAACCATTTACCAGACTAATAAAAACCATTCATTTTATCATCTATCATCCTCTAACTTATAAAGATAAAGAAGGATGTTTGCAAAGTTTAATTGAAGCCATGCAACAAGAAAAAGTTATTAATATTAATTGTGGAGATAGTATTCGTAAAGATATAGAAAAAGTTTTAAAACCCTTTGGCATTTTCCCCGATTTTACCATGAAAAAAGGCTATTTTATCGGCACAGGAATTTTATCTCAAACAGATTTAATCAAGGTATTTCGCTTATTAGAAGCCCAAGCTAATAGTTTATCAGATCCTGTCGCTTTATCAGTCTATGAAACCTTTAAAAGTCGTTTAGGAAATGCTAAAATCGCTCACTCTGAAAGTTACCCTGTCAGGGCAATTTATAATAAAAATATTGTTGATTTAAACAGTCTTCCTAATGATTCTTTAGCCAAAAAAATTGATGTCTTAGAAGATGCGATCGCCTCTGGAGAATTATTAGAATTAAATCGCTTTTTAGGCAGTGCCGAATTTTATAAAGATGACTCTCAATATAATCAAACAGAGGATAATAGTTATTTTCTAATTTATCCATTACAAATAGTTTTTCATAACATTGGATGGTATTTAGGTTATGAATATGCAGAAGGAGTAAATAAAGGATTATTTAAGTTTGAAAGATTAGATAGATTATTTTTATGTAGAAAGACTCATCAATCAAGGGAAATGAAACAACAAATAAACGCCTTAAATAAATTACAAAAACTATATCAAGCTAGCGGAGGAATCTTCCTTGGAAATAACGTCAAATTGCAAAAACAATATCTCGATACTAAACAAAAAAGCAAAGCTGAAATAACTATGGAATTATGGTTTAATAATCATATTTTTAAGTTTATCAGTGAAGGTACAAATCGCTTCCCTTTACAACAAATGAAAATGTCAGCCCGTCTTCATAAAAATCATGAAACAAATCCTCTTTTTACCCTAAAAAAAACAGAAGATAAAAACTTTCCTAATCGTTTTCAAGTAAAATTACCGATATGGTCATTAGAAGACATTGATTTATTACGGTGGATTGTTGGTTTTGGTGGACAAGTTAAGGTAATTAATCCCCCCGAATTAGTAAATAAAGTTAAACAAATAGGGGAGGCTATTGCTCTTTTATATTAA
- a CDS encoding GTPase yields the protein MFNFSFTCESNAIKELVLSSLSMINSCTEPQIKMLIDDFNSFWLEHQKQPKLTISFIGQYNAGKSTLIKSLTGNSAILISPEICTDKVTEYQWNEVLLIDTPGIYAGRNDHDDITLKKISDSDLLVFVVPNELFNPQGGDFFKKVANDMQRVGQMILVINKMSRETGEKSELLKTISTVINPHHYQDFYTCFIDADSYLQARYENDEDEKKYLIEESNFNDFLNSLQILIDKNKLTAKLITPLHKLVDLLEKSYNLLVTDDDSIAYLLELLRREKNIIEASQIRAKNIYNSALNQLEHEIMMIGDKVANKIDGCYNEDEINQEITNAQQQINLSIEKIITEINNDLKSELNNLENELQQLGQSLLGQKVEVEFREKKKTQDYNFNGSNSNYNYGKYAGNAFNFMGNFASKATRDVVYNVGKNLGVKFKPWGAFKMAKNIRGIAPIFAVLGFAVDICMNEKEKDEERKYEQRLKEARNQCRQNYHDLAIEIRNDYQVSIAESIKFYDELLWDINLTKNELQKNNTNQQEKGKEIEIQLLKVKQKISSLI from the coding sequence ATGTTTAACTTTTCATTTACCTGTGAATCTAATGCTATTAAAGAGCTAGTTTTATCTAGTTTAAGTATGATAAATTCATGCACTGAACCACAAATAAAAATGTTAATTGATGATTTTAATAGCTTTTGGTTAGAACATCAAAAACAACCTAAATTAACCATCTCTTTTATTGGACAATATAACGCAGGAAAATCAACTTTAATTAAATCCTTAACTGGAAATTCTGCTATTCTTATTAGCCCTGAAATTTGCACCGATAAAGTAACTGAATATCAATGGAATGAGGTTTTATTAATTGATACTCCCGGAATTTATGCAGGAAGAAATGATCATGATGACATTACTTTAAAGAAAATTTCTGACTCAGATTTATTAGTATTTGTTGTACCTAATGAGCTTTTTAACCCTCAAGGAGGAGACTTCTTTAAAAAAGTAGCAAATGATATGCAAAGAGTCGGACAAATGATATTAGTTATTAATAAAATGAGTCGTGAAACAGGAGAAAAAAGCGAACTTTTAAAAACTATTTCTACCGTAATTAACCCTCATCATTATCAAGATTTTTATACTTGTTTTATTGATGCTGATTCCTATTTACAAGCCCGTTACGAAAATGATGAGGATGAAAAAAAATACTTGATTGAAGAATCTAATTTTAATGATTTTTTAAACTCTTTACAAATATTAATCGATAAAAATAAACTAACAGCAAAATTAATCACTCCCTTACATAAATTAGTGGACTTATTAGAAAAAAGCTATAATTTATTAGTAACAGATGATGACTCTATTGCTTATTTATTAGAGTTATTAAGAAGGGAAAAAAATATTATAGAAGCCTCTCAAATTAGAGCTAAAAATATTTACAATTCTGCTTTAAATCAGCTTGAACATGAGATAATGATGATTGGTGATAAAGTAGCCAATAAAATCGATGGATGTTACAATGAAGATGAAATTAATCAAGAAATTACTAATGCTCAACAACAAATTAATTTATCAATAGAGAAAATAATTACAGAGATAAATAATGACCTTAAATCAGAGTTAAATAATTTAGAAAATGAGTTGCAACAACTAGGACAATCCCTTTTAGGGCAAAAAGTAGAAGTTGAATTTAGAGAAAAGAAAAAAACTCAAGACTATAATTTTAATGGGTCAAATAGTAATTATAATTATGGGAAATATGCTGGTAACGCCTTTAATTTTATGGGTAATTTTGCATCCAAAGCGACAAGAGATGTTGTCTATAATGTGGGTAAAAATTTAGGGGTAAAATTTAAACCTTGGGGTGCGTTTAAAATGGCTAAAAATATTCGAGGAATTGCTCCTATTTTTGCAGTATTAGGCTTTGCTGTTGATATATGTATGAATGAGAAAGAAAAAGATGAAGAAAGAAAATATGAGCAAAGATTAAAAGAAGCTAGAAATCAATGTCGTCAAAATTACCATGATTTAGCCATAGAAATAAGAAATGATTATCAGGTTAGTATTGCTGAATCCATTAAATTTTATGATGAACTATTATGGGATATTAATTTGACAAAAAATGAATTGCAAAAAAACAACACTAACCAACAAGAGAAAGGCAAAGAAATTGAGATTCAATTATTAAAAGTTAAGCAAAAAATTAGTAGTTTAATATAG
- a CDS encoding type II toxin-antitoxin system VapC family toxin, translated as MKRLVLDAGPLIALVSERDNYHSEAKLGFSQISLLFGEVLTPLPILFEVYKFVSRNESPKIAQKLLSVIQKETVIVTISESDFVSISDLVLNFSHWGGTLEDASVIVIAKKYQGKIWTIDYKDLGFFGDIEFWNP; from the coding sequence ATGAAACGATTAGTATTAGATGCAGGACCATTAATAGCGTTAGTATCTGAAAGAGATAACTATCATAGTGAAGCTAAACTCGGTTTTAGCCAAATTTCCCTTCTTTTTGGGGAAGTTTTAACTCCTTTACCCATATTATTTGAAGTTTATAAGTTTGTATCTCGCAATGAATCACCGAAGATAGCACAGAAATTATTAAGTGTTATTCAGAAGGAAACAGTAATTGTGACTATCTCTGAATCAGATTTTGTGAGTATATCGGATTTAGTGTTGAATTTTTCCCATTGGGGAGGTACTTTAGAAGATGCTTCGGTAATAGTAATTGCTAAAAAATATCAGGGTAAAATTTGGACTATTGATTATAAAGATTTGGGTTTTTTTGGTGATATAGAATTTTGGAATCCTTGA
- a CDS encoding GTPase, with translation MLNNIDLSQSFNIAIMGRANTGKSSLMNALLQLSRRQALQVSKVGIQTHLTKDFVIQKFFNDDVYLIDTPPIHDEYFENHKIINIINDIDLVILVIDGYPVYGHKYIFQKLSIYKSNVFVVLNGMDKWDNCFSDWINYTVSQWANYLNVDQIYLTCTRGYNPTENSPQIDIRGVDLLRQDINNFINAKNREKQTNILEQLAIKVKTNNNNKEILISKSIKKEGKPSDFELALESCQEIAIKSYNINLKYSQELANILASFKNNINKKNYSNSNHKHREIKKLFNYITQLIDNILTQDLQQLNESLAIKKTHLQDYSIALFGRTRAGKSTIREALTNGDGSTIGKGGQRTTRDVQEYRWNHLRLIDTPGIDAYEGEEDTEKANKSINEADMVLFLTSDDSVQPSEFEQMGRLSHIEKPFIVLLNVKGKLENETQIKRFLAKPEKTFDEERLSGHHNHIKTYVKQHLTIEEVTIIDIHARAGFLSNQSEYQEYKTELWQLSKLDKVYSIIAEDVYKNGNERRASTFFEGTKVLINDIRKQLDFIEKNIADKINFFQSKEQEIKRIFFQQINDSKRDVDNEIKQLFRRFKQEILVFIDDSLGNQNAEKILKKIEKEFSAKLNKSIKILFEKYGKELKAKFIEFEREYKYDTEHIEFYYQFENFYKAGFGDFVKNLGLLFSGIGAVAFVAANWWNPAGWVVVAGWVTTGVSIVAGLFSGGLKHQDKKEFQQKKDKLKNDLIQDIDRQQINLIGDIHKKIETQFKDIEQDILSSFSLSRQELYSINNELLTIKVRIKDIFNRLETDKYLILQQSAKKNI, from the coding sequence ATGCTAAACAATATCGATTTATCCCAAAGTTTTAATATCGCCATCATGGGAAGGGCTAACACAGGCAAAAGTTCGTTAATGAATGCCTTGTTACAATTAAGTCGCAGACAAGCCTTACAAGTCAGTAAAGTAGGAATACAAACTCACCTAACAAAAGATTTTGTGATTCAAAAATTTTTTAATGATGATGTTTATTTAATTGATACTCCTCCTATTCATGATGAATATTTTGAAAATCATAAAATTATAAATATAATCAATGATATAGACTTAGTAATTCTGGTTATTGACGGTTATCCAGTGTATGGACACAAATACATTTTTCAAAAACTAAGTATCTATAAATCTAATGTCTTTGTTGTTTTAAATGGTATGGATAAATGGGATAACTGCTTTTCTGATTGGATAAATTACACAGTTTCTCAATGGGCAAATTATCTCAATGTAGATCAAATTTATTTAACTTGTACAAGAGGTTATAATCCTACAGAAAATAGTCCTCAAATAGATATTCGAGGAGTTGATTTGTTGCGTCAAGATATTAACAATTTTATTAATGCAAAAAATCGAGAAAAACAAACAAATATTTTAGAGCAATTAGCTATTAAAGTTAAAACAAATAATAACAATAAAGAAATATTAATATCAAAATCTATTAAAAAAGAAGGTAAACCTTCAGACTTTGAACTTGCTTTAGAATCTTGTCAAGAAATTGCGATCAAATCTTACAATATTAACTTAAAATATAGTCAAGAGTTAGCCAACATTTTAGCTAGTTTTAAGAATAATATCAATAAAAAGAATTACAGTAATTCTAACCATAAGCACAGAGAAATTAAAAAACTATTTAATTATATAACTCAACTGATAGACAATATTTTAACCCAAGATTTACAACAATTAAATGAATCTTTAGCTATTAAGAAAACACACCTCCAAGATTATAGTATAGCCTTATTTGGACGCACAAGGGCAGGAAAAAGCACTATTCGAGAAGCCTTAACTAATGGTGATGGTAGCACGATCGGCAAAGGAGGGCAACGCACCACCAGAGATGTCCAAGAATATCGATGGAATCATCTACGATTAATTGATACTCCGGGTATTGATGCCTACGAAGGAGAAGAAGACACCGAAAAAGCCAATAAATCGATCAACGAAGCGGATATGGTATTATTTCTTACTAGCGATGACTCTGTACAACCGTCAGAATTTGAACAAATGGGAAGGTTAAGTCACATTGAAAAACCTTTTATTGTCTTATTAAATGTCAAAGGAAAACTGGAAAATGAAACCCAGATAAAACGATTTTTAGCTAAACCTGAAAAAACCTTTGACGAAGAAAGATTATCAGGACATCATAACCATATTAAGACTTATGTTAAACAACATTTAACCATTGAAGAAGTGACAATTATTGATATTCATGCAAGGGCTGGATTTTTGAGTAATCAATCAGAATATCAAGAATATAAAACCGAATTATGGCAATTAAGTAAACTAGATAAAGTTTATTCTATCATCGCTGAAGATGTTTATAAAAATGGGAATGAAAGACGAGCTTCTACTTTTTTTGAAGGCACAAAAGTATTAATTAACGACATAAGAAAACAATTAGATTTTATTGAGAAAAATATAGCTGATAAAATTAACTTTTTTCAAAGTAAAGAACAAGAAATTAAAAGAATATTTTTTCAACAAATAAATGATAGTAAAAGAGATGTTGATAATGAAATTAAACAACTATTTAGACGATTTAAACAAGAAATACTTGTTTTTATAGACGATTCTCTAGGAAATCAAAATGCAGAAAAAATATTAAAAAAAATAGAGAAAGAATTTAGTGCTAAATTAAACAAATCTATTAAGATACTTTTTGAAAAATATGGAAAGGAATTAAAAGCAAAATTTATAGAATTTGAAAGAGAGTATAAATATGATACAGAACATATAGAATTTTATTATCAATTTGAAAATTTTTATAAAGCAGGATTTGGAGACTTTGTTAAAAATTTAGGTTTATTATTTAGTGGTATTGGTGCGGTGGCTTTTGTTGCCGCTAATTGGTGGAATCCAGCCGGTTGGGTTGTTGTGGCAGGATGGGTTACTACTGGAGTAAGTATTGTTGCAGGATTATTTTCAGGAGGTTTAAAACATCAAGATAAAAAAGAGTTTCAGCAGAAAAAAGATAAGTTAAAAAATGACTTAATTCAAGATATTGATAGACAACAAATAAATCTTATTGGAGATATTCACAAAAAAATTGAAACCCAGTTTAAAGATATTGAACAAGATATTTTATCTTCTTTTTCTTTGTCTCGTCAAGAATTATACTCTATCAATAATGAACTTTTAACCATTAAAGTTCGTATCAAAGATATTTTTAATCGATTAGAGACAGATAAATATTTAATCTTGCAACAATCAGCTAAAAAAAATATCTAA
- a CDS encoding DEAD/DEAH box helicase: protein MLHAWGAKERDGLYGELCKEFNITKLLPQNTGQGNPNHSLAYGCRDFLTKKPQFHPIFDALIIDEGQDLVTGNDNLKFIVDDEKKEAIYWLAYQSLKSVDENDPTQKRLIWAYDESQTIHSPNAIAPNAEVIFGKKLSQILGGESGGIYSGNIRKAYDMERCYRTPGNILTTAYALGTGLLREGDIIHPRRMRKKDLQAIGFEVKGDFRSTTKPITITRPKENSPNSIPDLWQDSVIEFNTYNSREEELFALVDKIKFNLEQDQLKSSRNILVIALGYTTPPLYTGNKLEETIANFLVKEGINIYIPSAPNTNQIKFNWQVSNPDRFWHNDAITVSRIDRTKGNEADMVYIVGLDHIAENESDPKLRNQLFVALTRSRGWVNMSGIGDYPFYEEVRKVMEQKDTFIFTIKGVTPPEDANDDLTEEEENEL, encoded by the coding sequence GTGCTTCATGCTTGGGGTGCAAAAGAAAGAGATGGCTTATATGGTGAATTATGTAAAGAATTTAACATCACAAAATTATTACCACAAAATACAGGGCAAGGAAATCCTAATCATAGTTTAGCTTATGGATGTCGAGATTTTTTAACCAAAAAACCTCAATTTCATCCTATATTTGATGCTCTAATTATTGATGAAGGACAAGATTTAGTAACGGGAAATGATAATTTAAAATTTATCGTTGATGATGAAAAAAAAGAAGCTATTTACTGGTTAGCTTATCAGTCTTTAAAATCCGTTGACGAAAATGATCCTACTCAAAAACGTTTAATTTGGGCTTATGATGAGTCTCAAACTATCCACTCTCCAAATGCGATCGCACCTAACGCAGAAGTTATATTTGGAAAAAAATTAAGTCAAATATTGGGGGGTGAAAGTGGAGGTATTTATTCAGGAAATATCCGTAAAGCCTATGATATGGAAAGGTGTTATCGTACCCCAGGCAATATTCTCACGACTGCTTATGCTTTGGGTACGGGATTATTGAGAGAAGGTGATATTATTCATCCAAGGCGGATGCGGAAAAAAGACTTACAAGCTATTGGTTTCGAGGTTAAAGGTGATTTTAGAAGTACAACTAAACCTATTACTATCACTCGCCCAAAAGAAAACTCACCTAATTCTATACCTGATTTATGGCAGGATTCAGTAATCGAATTTAATACTTATAATTCCCGTGAAGAAGAACTTTTTGCCTTAGTAGATAAAATTAAGTTTAACTTAGAACAAGATCAATTAAAATCAAGTCGTAATATTTTAGTTATTGCTTTAGGGTACACTACACCTCCCTTATATACGGGTAACAAATTAGAAGAAACTATTGCTAACTTTTTAGTAAAAGAAGGAATTAATATTTATATTCCCAGTGCGCCCAATACTAACCAAATTAAGTTTAATTGGCAAGTTAGTAATCCCGATCGATTTTGGCATAACGATGCGATAACCGTATCAAGGATCGATCGCACTAAAGGCAATGAGGCGGATATGGTTTATATTGTTGGCTTAGATCATATCGCAGAAAATGAAAGTGATCCGAAATTGCGAAATCAGTTATTTGTCGCTTTAACTCGCTCTCGTGGATGGGTTAATATGAGCGGTATTGGGGATTATCCTTTTTATGAAGAAGTTAGAAAAGTGATGGAACAAAAGGACACTTTTATTTTTACTATTAAAGGTGTTACTCCCCCCGAAGATGCCAACGATGATTTAACAGAAGAAGAAGAAAACGAACTTTAA
- the ruvB gene encoding Holliday junction branch migration DNA helicase RuvB: protein MAIKRSSSSDKNNQLPKQRQLKKKPFNTPQNEDKEILLPTEIVEDVLESDDKIRPHRFADYIGQKDLKEVMSIAIQAAKQRNEPLDHILLYGPPGLGKTTMSLILAGEMGVNCKITAAPALERPRDITGLLVSLKKGDILFIDEIHRLNRVTEELLYPAMEDGRLDITIGKGQGAKIRSIPLAPFTLIGATTKIGSLTSPLRDRFGLIQRLQFYHIDELKEIVLRSAQILNLTIDEQGAIAIASRSRGTPRIANRLLRRVRDYVQVKGEKAINQTLACEALDLHNVDGLGLDWTDRLILTTMIEQFNRGPVGLDAIAAATGEDSKTIEEVYEPYLLQIGFLNRTPRGRVVTDKACEHLNLN, encoded by the coding sequence ATGGCTATAAAAAGATCATCATCTTCAGATAAGAATAATCAACTACCTAAACAAAGACAATTAAAGAAAAAACCTTTTAACACACCACAGAATGAAGATAAAGAGATTCTTTTACCGACGGAAATAGTTGAGGATGTCTTAGAAAGTGATGACAAAATTCGTCCTCACCGCTTTGCTGATTATATCGGACAAAAAGACTTAAAGGAAGTTATGTCCATTGCCATTCAGGCGGCAAAACAAAGAAATGAACCTTTGGATCATATTTTACTTTATGGTCCTCCGGGGTTAGGCAAAACTACCATGTCTTTAATTTTAGCGGGGGAAATGGGGGTAAATTGCAAGATTACCGCAGCTCCTGCTCTTGAACGTCCTAGGGATATTACAGGCTTACTGGTGAGTCTTAAAAAGGGAGATATATTGTTTATTGATGAGATCCATCGGCTGAATCGTGTTACAGAGGAGTTGCTATATCCAGCGATGGAGGATGGACGTTTAGATATTACCATCGGGAAAGGGCAGGGGGCAAAAATTCGCAGTATTCCCCTTGCTCCTTTTACTCTGATTGGGGCAACAACGAAAATCGGTTCTTTAACTTCTCCTTTGCGCGATCGCTTCGGTTTAATCCAAAGACTACAATTTTACCACATTGATGAGTTAAAAGAAATTGTGTTACGCTCTGCTCAAATCCTTAATTTGACTATCGATGAACAAGGTGCGATCGCAATTGCTAGTCGTTCGAGAGGTACACCCCGTATAGCTAACCGTTTACTAAGAAGAGTAAGAGATTATGTTCAAGTGAAGGGAGAAAAGGCGATAAATCAAACTCTAGCTTGTGAAGCTCTAGATTTACATAATGTGGATGGTTTGGGATTAGATTGGACTGATAGATTAATTCTGACTACTATGATTGAACAGTTTAACCGAGGTCCTGTTGGACTAGATGCGATCGCAGCCGCTACGGGGGAAGACTCAAAAACCATTGAGGAAGTATATGAACCTTATTTATTACAGATAGGTTTTCTTAATCGAACTCCAAGGGGTAGGGTTGTCACCGATAAAGCCTGTGAACATTTGAATCTTAACTAA
- a CDS encoding NF041680 family putative transposase → MNKYSRLQQFRFDTHQMLVKSKDAAFQLMDSIMATENARSLAEFSLSPFFHRQWSSTYEAIEDCRPNGNKFMRRYIQEIPILEYFLFGIDHTRWEFEDSPTMKDRTYQYSHCSVHSSVIGQGYSTIAWLPQLDHQGSWTLPLRHERITSFETPLNKATWQLKQVCQKLPSNIPKLVVLDCEYGNATFLKQTANVKVSKLIRVRSNLCFYGNPEPYSGRGRPKKHGDKWKLNESDNFPCADEVLEMEDPSLGQIRVSKWTQLHFYNAPLQTLTLLKIERLNPKKTGSKHRPLWLIWVGEEFLSLEKIWSQYSRRFGVDHWYRFAKQRLHWTLPNFRTPIQCQRWSDLIVNITWQLWLSKDLVQEHHLPWQKPQENLTPQRVARSMISLLMEIGSPTQTPKSRGKSNGWQKGRKRNKAKVYPTIKKRQSKSKKRRKT, encoded by the coding sequence ATGAACAAATATAGCAGACTTCAACAATTTCGTTTTGACACTCATCAAATGTTGGTCAAAAGTAAGGATGCCGCTTTTCAGTTAATGGATAGTATCATGGCTACTGAAAATGCTCGTAGTCTGGCAGAATTTTCTTTGTCCCCCTTTTTTCACCGCCAATGGTCTAGTACATATGAAGCAATAGAAGATTGTCGTCCTAATGGCAACAAATTTATGAGAAGATATATTCAAGAAATTCCCATTTTAGAATATTTTTTATTTGGCATCGACCATACTCGGTGGGAATTTGAAGATAGTCCCACCATGAAAGACAGAACTTATCAATATTCTCATTGCTCTGTCCACTCATCAGTAATAGGACAAGGGTATAGTACCATTGCATGGTTGCCCCAATTAGATCATCAAGGTAGTTGGACATTACCTTTAAGACATGAAAGAATTACATCCTTTGAAACTCCTTTAAATAAGGCAACGTGGCAACTCAAACAAGTTTGTCAAAAATTACCATCCAACATCCCCAAATTAGTGGTCTTAGATTGCGAGTATGGGAACGCTACTTTCCTTAAACAAACGGCAAATGTTAAGGTGAGCAAACTAATTCGAGTTCGTTCTAATCTCTGTTTTTATGGAAATCCTGAGCCTTATAGTGGTAGAGGAAGACCAAAAAAACATGGTGACAAATGGAAGTTAAATGAGTCTGATAATTTCCCCTGTGCGGATGAAGTCTTGGAAATGGAAGATCCATCTTTGGGACAAATACGAGTCAGTAAATGGACACAACTCCATTTTTACAACGCACCATTACAAACACTGACTTTATTGAAAATTGAACGATTAAACCCAAAAAAAACGGGAAGTAAACATCGCCCACTATGGTTAATCTGGGTAGGAGAGGAGTTTTTATCATTAGAAAAGATTTGGAGCCAATACAGTAGAAGGTTTGGTGTAGATCATTGGTATCGTTTTGCCAAACAGAGATTGCATTGGACTTTACCCAATTTTCGCACTCCAATCCAATGTCAAAGATGGAGTGATTTAATTGTTAATATTACTTGGCAATTATGGCTTTCAAAGGATTTAGTCCAAGAACACCATTTACCATGGCAAAAACCACAAGAGAATTTAACCCCTCAAAGGGTAGCTCGGTCAATGATTTCATTATTGATGGAGATTGGAAGTCCGACCCAAACTCCCAAAAGTCGGGGAAAATCCAATGGTTGGCAAAAAGGGAGAAAAAGAAATAAAGCAAAAGTTTATCCCACCATCAAAAAACGGCAATCCAAAAGTAAAAAAAGGCGAAAAACGTAA